The genomic stretch AATTTAGTCTgaatccaccccccaccccccataacCCCTGCAAAAATCCCCCGAGGAACATGACTTTACTCCTTTGCCTCTGCTAGTTTGTTGTTCGTCTCTTTGCTTTTCTCCTTGCAGCCCTCCTCTGGCCTGGCCTCAACGGTAGTCACAGGAGCCTTTTTCTTGGCACCTCGGACCGAGGAGACCTGTTTATCTTTGGACTTCTTCGCTTGTTTGCTGCGGTCAGTTGTCGCCGTtgtcttttttggttttgagcGTGGTGTGTTTGGCCTCTCAACCTGAGAAGGCAAAAGCAGAGGTCATTTTTAAACTTACTGGGTGACGAAAATGGGTTGCTGGAATTCCAGCTTTTAACCAACCGTACCTCTTTTCAGGATCTAGTCATAAAttcatgtatgcacatatgtaGCATATGTAGAGTATTCCTTGTGACAAAACCCACATGATATTTCTGGTTTTCCCAATGTGATGTTTTTAACTTGAACATCTATTTTTCCATGTCCTATTTATTACATCCGGACAAAATGTAACTTATTTTCTTAGCTTTACCTCCTCTGTTTTTAATCTGTCAGTAtttagagaggggggggggattaaaacagatgttttttgtggggtggggggtcttggaggggtgtgagtgtgtgaatttCAGTTTACTGTAAAAGACAAGTCACATTCAGAATGATTCATTATTTGAGTGCATACATGATAGGCCTGGCAGTAAAAAATACGAGCACGTGATCACAGCACATGCCTGTTTCATGCCTACAGCGAGATATGAAAGAATTTCCTGGTTGCAAATCCTGGATGCCACGCGGTATGATCCCATAATTCTGTGCGCCAGGCTTCATCGCGGCGTTCCTACCTTGCTGAGCTCTTTCCCGGGCTCGTCTGTACAGGCTTTGTCGCGGCGTTCCTACCTTGCTGAGCTCTTTCCCGGGCTCGTCTGTACAGGCTTCATCGCGACGTTCCTACCTTGCTGAGCTCTTTCCCGGACTCGCTGTACAGGCTGCATTGCGGCGTTCCTACCTTGCTGAGCTCTTTCCCGGGCTCGTCTGTACAGGCTGCGTCGCGGCGTTCCTACCCTGCTGGGCTCTTTCCCGGGCTCGTCTGTACAGGCTGCGTCGCGGCGTTCCTACCCTGCTGGGCTCTTTCCCGGGCTCGTCTGTACAGGCTGCGTCGCGGCGTTCCTACCTTGCTGAGCTCTTTCCCGGGCTCGCTGTACAGGCTGCGTATCCTCCGACGGTCCAGCGCTTTGTTGTCCGCGGGCTGCTGCTTCACTTGCTCCCCTCTGTAGGTGGCGCTGTAGCTGGTCTCCAGGCTGGGCTTCTCTCCCGTCAGTGGCTTGTACTGGGACTTGGCCTTGATGGGCTTCACCGGCTTCACGTCTTTGTAGGCTCTGAACTCGTTCCTGAAAACAATACCAAATTACCCGATTTGCATTAATGCTTCACTGGAacgaatgcaaaacaaataatccCATGTTATTATTCCGTAAACCTGCATTACACTTCAAaatggatttttgttttagaaacaCCCTGTTTCCTTGCAGTTATAACAAAATGACTCAGAAGATTTTAGTATTCATTGATTTGAAATGGAAGAACACTGTAAATAAGGAAGACAACATTATTTGATATCTGCTCAAAATGGCTAGAGCTGTTCCCAGTAAAATTCCTCATTGTTTTGCAAAAACACGGTTGCGTAGAAATGAAGACAAAGgacatgcacataaacagaAGGCAGGAACCACGGAAGAAGGGCACTTCGACGACATTTCTCTTGGATGAGTACACAAGGCTTTCAATAATTCATGCTGTTCCCTTCTCTCTACATAGTAGGAGTCTCCTACAACACAGCCAAAACCACATTTTGAACAACCTCGCGTTTACAACCAGTTAACCAGTTTTAACTCTCCttccgtctctctctgctcccaaaacatcatttcatatttcactggTTTCGTATCATCGCACAGGGTATGAACCTGGACTTCTTTGTGGAAGGTTTTTGGTTGGTATTTTGGGCGGGGCAATTTTTAGCAGTGAATGTGAAATCACAGCTTTTCTAAATGGACAATACGGAAATGTAAAGCATGTATGTAACCCCGgtaaaaacaaataagcaatagCATatggaggggtggtggggggtgggggggtagtgCTAATATTGTTGCAATCCGAGTCCCTTTATAGCTCATGTGAGGGACTGTATCGATTCAGTAATGCTATAAAAGCAGAATGAgggttgagaaaaaaaaaatcaatactgcACTGCGAATATGCCCATCTATGACAATCTCTGCCCCAATGTCAGAATCGCAGCATATCACGATGAGCCAGCAGGAAACCAACCAATCTTCCCATTAAGAAAATGTTTCACAGTCTATGGAGAAAGGCTAGAAAAGCTCCAGTAAAACGGGACTGTAATGTGACCTGTTCCTTTGAAAATAACTTTCTGACAGATCAACATCTATATGAGCTTTGCCTTGAGGACTGTATACACCAAGGCACTTAGAGGGACACACAAATAACCAACCGGTGCTGCATCTGTCAAGTTTTACTTTATGAGCCACTGTAACACACCACTGTAGTACCGCACAGCGTAGGAATTAGATGAAGCAGCATACAGGAATGGCTGGCTTTACACAGACATTTTCAACAGAGTACTCAGAGTAACAAACAATCTGATGAATTAATGCATCAAGGATACTGtacttgaaaacattttttaaatgaatgaacgGGAACTCCAAGATTGCACTGTAATAACAAACAGTAACATTTTCCAGGAAACTTAATTAAATCCTTTTCTGACGATTCAAAACCTGATGCATAACCGGGAGAGAAAAGTTATAGCCTATACAACTGATGATGTGCGTTTATATTACAGCTCTTTCAAATGGCAGCCATTGCAGAATGTAGAGATATAAGGGTTGTTACTTACGTCATGTGCCCAAGGGCAGAAATAAATGTGAGGTTTCCATCGATTCTGAAATAATACTTCTGCGGCAATACGGTACTGGAACACTGAGACTGCCAACATTGCACTTATCACCAGGAACCAACTCAAATAGCATGCCAATTTTTATCAAGGACTTGAAAAAACAGGTACTTGACAGAAAAAGCTGAAGCACACAGAAATCAAATGTACACAACATGATTATGTAACAGAGAGAAGACAGTGCCCCTGGTCTGGGCTATTTTACAGTGTACCACTTCCTGATCACTACTGGTTAGACTGTAGAATGCAGTGAATTATAGACCTTGCTTTCTAGGAGTTCAAGAGTGCAACCCCTCTCTACCATAACCCACCATACAACCCTACAGACTTGCATGGGTTCTCTGCTCACTGATATATAATGCTACTGacactatatacagtataatgctAACAGTAATTACTAACCAGTGAGGCAGTGGATCCTGGAGTCCCCCCCTTTTCAtcactgccctctagtggagtAAAGAGCTACCTGCAATGACCAGACCGACTCATGGTAGTCTGCAACTGGCTCAATGTATAAGTCCTAATTCCTGACCAGACGTTATTATGTAtgcaggattattttatggcAATAAGTCGTTAACCTTATCATAGGTCTCAACTTTTTTCCAGGACTAGAAAGAATTGCTTACTTGCATTAGCTTATGCTTTacttcactctggataagagcatctgcaaaatgagTAAATGTAAAATTCCCTTACTCCACCCCTTTGAATTCCAGATCCCCATCTTAGGTACCCAATATTTTTGCAGTGTGCAAAAAGATTAAGTCAGATAACAGCTGACTGCTTTCTCTTACATCAGACCTACATGCACGCAAGTCACTGCAGTTCCAACTGCCCCACTGGAGTTGTTCTATACCCAACACAAAGGTTTGTGTGTATCCGCCTTAGACTTCATTACATCACTGGGCAGACAACTGTCACCTCCCGCATGCACCCACCATGCTagctgcacacatacactgcccACAAGACAAACCCACCATTTACAACTGCCTTGAGTTTTGCCTCCATCCCcgtacacccctcccccattaTAAGCAATAATATAACTCATTTCCAATCGTTCGCACATCTATCCATTCCATACAAAAGTAAGAATGCACAACATCAAAACCAATTTCATCAATTCAGTACTGACTGCATATCTAATGTACTGCTCCGTTATAAGGTTTCTTATCATAGGAAACCCCAGACTCCCATCAGGCACAGTGAATAGCTTTGGCTTTCAAACATATTTCTAAGCCAGCAGCTCCACTACACTTGGACACTCGTGGTGAGCAGTTGAAGCAATACAGGGTTTGGCTCGCTAGCAACACGGTAAGGAGGGCCTTCCCAGAAaatgttcaggctgtttaaagCCTGAGGTCAGTAAGACAGTTGGAGGCAGCCTTTTCCCTGGAGCAAATAAATCCATTGCCTCATTACAGAGATGGAGCCCTGTGCAGTAGACAAAAAGATAATAATGCTCTGCACAGTTCACAAAGGCCCTGACTCATTGTGTCAAGTAAAACAAGTGACACGATGAAGGAAAAGAGGTTTATTGATTGGTTGCTTGCTTGACTGACTGATATGCCATGCCTTGAATTCCCTTCCAATCACGTCTCCTCCTCAGGTTACCACAGCAAAAGAGAATTTGATAGTTTCCCAGAGCCGTCCATCCCACTTGGCAGATCAGGCACAGCACCTAGGGCCCCGCCTTCTTGTCCAGGGCCCCATTCTCTCACCTTCCTATGACAGCAGGAGCTTTGGAGAGGcctccccaattttttttttttgccaagggCCCCAAAAGACTAGGGACAGCTCTGTAGTTTTCAAtccctttttttaataaacatagGATAAAGATGTATGTTACCTACAAGCAAATAGCTTATTTTGACCTATACTACATGGCACTTCAAACACTGCAGTTTCGAGGTTACTTTGTTTTAACAAGCAGCTTGCAATATTTCCAAACTGGTTCAATGCGTTAAATACACTGTAATAGCGCCATCGCGTAAAACAGACGTagtttaataaatacataccTGTATGAGCTCCCGGCAGCAACATCATTCTTGATCTGTCGGTTTAGTGCGTCTGCAGCCGCTCGTCCTTTACCCTCCACAGCGACACCTCCAGGTTCTGGTAGCTCTATTTTGATGCTCACCCTCCTCTCGGCTACTTTGTCTTTCTTCACAAGCTTCTTCGTGTCCTTCTCTTGCACCTTGTCAGCGATCACACTTTTCTCCACACCGCTGTCATCCTCTGTCTGCACGGGAGCAGACTTGGGCCGCGGAGGCTGTTTACTccggctggggctggggctggggctagGTTTGGGAATCCACGGGTGGTCTCCCCGTCGTGCGATCGGCCACGGCTTGAAATCCTTCTGATACTGCGTTTCGTTGTTAAAAGGTGTCTCCGAACGGTGATACTCGTTTTTGGGTTTGAAACTGGGTTCCGGTCGCACTTTCCAAGCTTTGAAATCCTGGCGCATCACAGATGCGCTGGTTGGTTCTCTAACAGCCCTAGCAGCAGCCCCGGTCGCGGGTGGAGCCCGAGCTATAGCCTCATGTTGCCTGTGGGAAGGCTGCGTTTCTATGGCGACCGCGCTGGCCCATGCCTGGGGATGCGGTTGTTTTGGTTGTGGCTGCAAATGGAGGCGCTGCACTTCAGCAACATCGGAATACTTCGTGAAAACCAAAGGTACTGCAATGTCAGCTTTGTCCAAGTCGCTCCAAAAGCGGTTAATGCAGCAAGCCCTGGTGATGCAGGGCCATGCCATGTTCAAATACGAGGATTTAAATGTTTcgtatgcaaaaataaatgaatgcggAACACTAAAATAAACCAAACGTATTTTAAACCTATGATCAGCGCAATTATTGACCAGTTACACGATCAAATTGTACTCCACGTTCAGATGTGCGCGGGCCTCGCAAATCCTGTGTGAAATAGATAAATATCAGTGTTGAATCTCAGGACGGAGAATATTAATCCATAGtgaatggcaaaaaaacaacaggtaTTGAAGAATCGTCCGCTTCATTACACTTTATGTCCGGCTTATTTCAGAAAGGCAGTTGAGCATAGAAAGATGCGTTTCACTTATTCAAACACTCCGCACAGCAATACTGATCAAGGGGTGATAGCGCACGAACACGACCCCACCCTCTTCTTCAGAAAACCGAGGAGATGGCCAGAGTCTGTGCACTGGATTTATCACCTGCTGCAGCGTCAGCGTCTGGGAACCGATATGGGCGGAGTCTAAACCAGTTTAACCGTTTTCTTTCCAGAGCGGAGGAATAGCAGGGGTACTAGGCGCGAACAACTACGGGAGAAGCAAGTTTTGCCCGTAGAAACATGGACGAAAATGACTTGCACCGTGTTAACATAATTTATAGAAAAAAGCATACCtttaaaatacatcataaataaattttatgATCCTACCATGAGCGAGCCTACTGActtatgattattttataataatactTTCCCCATAGTTTTAACCGTTCAATCATGTGTATTCATTTGGTTGTGtattgactttttaaatctttattttctaAAGAAGGTATTTCTGAAATTCTGGCATTGTACTAATGGCTAAAtatgggattgcagttgtagtaATGCAACCATAATAATTGTCTCCATTTCCATATCCATCGTGCTGAAATTACTGCATGCGATAATGTATCCTCAATGTGAATCTGTGACCTCTGGTTGACCATTTGGAATATAGACGTGCTAAAAAGGAGGCTGTGGACCCTTTTGCCTCTTCAGAAATGCGATGGACTTTTTGTTCATCGACTGTAAGCAGATGGTGTTACTGCATTCACAAGCGGTCAACAGCCTGCagcctccacccacacacacccacttacTGTGTGATCACACCTGCTACTTCATGCAGAGCCAGTAGAATTGCAAATGCAAggatttctttcatttcagttcaccCTTATTGTGTTTGTGGATCTCACCACTGCACATTATATTGCTGCAATTATATCCAACTGTTCCATTGCCATGTATGTGCTGTGACTACATCTACATCTAACACTTCTGCTGCCATCAAGACCAAATACTGTTCACATTTACTGCCAATACAAACCacattctcaattattttaaaaaatcattagtaagaaaatgaattcatttgaaaGATGCTCGATAAACAACTGGAGGGGGATGCCGGGAAGCATAACACAGTTGTACGATACAAGGTCAGAATAATAGCAGTGAAGAGCAAAGACCTAGACAGTACTAAACTATGCAGACAACTTTACATACATCCCTTAATATAACATATCCAACATAATTACAACTATGAGAAATGTACAGAACTACTCATAATCAGCTGGACATTAACAGAGAGTTCAGTTTGCAGTACATCCAACAGATTTAGGTCAGATCAAAGATCAGCGAACACAGTCACTTTTATAAGTAGATACTTTTCACAACATGGTGTTTTACTGCCTATGTGCTtcttacattttcattgtgCCTGTTTTGTAATGACAATTTAAGAAATCATACTAAGTTTAATAAAGTCCTCTATTTCCTGAACGTTGCATGATTAAACTTTTTGTCCAAGTAGGATGATAATCCACATTGGCATTGCAACGTTTGATTCTCAGCCAGTAGGGGACAGAGCTGAGGTGACAAAGGCTGCAGTAAACTTGTGGGCaaaacacctctctctctctctctctctctctctctctctctctctctctctctctctctctctctctctctctctctctctctctctctctctctctctctctctctctctctctctctctctctctctctctctctctctctctctctctctctctctcccccagattaaaatgcaaataaaaaagaaggtggaagaggaggaagaaaaaaacccacaatgTGACATTGATACTGCTTACAACAATGACAATGCTAAAAATAATAGTTAAAGTATGATGCCAATATTGCTTAGTCACTGCCCCTTAGACTATGGCTTACTACTACCAGGCAGCTAAAAATGCTGAGCTTCCCTACCTAAGAAATACTGCCAATTTATTGTGCTTTTATGTCAACAAAGAAGATGCCTTcctaaaatatgtattaataaAACCTATTATTCATCACTAGatacagacttacacacaggcatacatttTGATGCATCTGAATAATACTGACCCATCTCATATCAAAAGCAATGATATAACATAAAAGAACATGATTATCATTAAAATATCtatacattttgtattataaGAATTCTTCAGCACATAACAACACATACAATATTGCAATTCATACTATAAAGCATATTTTCAAGAAACGTACTTTACTCAATGAGCATACTTGTTCAGTGTAAAGCTATGTGATACAGTTTTTGCCATGTCATGGCCATGTGGCTTGCCAATTACAATTGCATTTATTAAGTGGGACATTAATTGAAAGTTTAAATAACAGCTGCATAGAATGCTTGATCTGCTGCTGATCTTGTCTTAGCTTTATACTGAAACAAAAGCCTCAGAATAAGGGCCTATTGCATGCTAATgccataaaaaaatgacacattgaCTGCAGTGCAGTTGAACAGATGCATAACCTGCTGAGACTGGGATATGGCTCATGGAATGTACTGGCCTTGGGCTAAGTACTAGCCAAACACTGATCActacaattttgttttgacCGTGTTGTCCTTGGTACCCATGTCTCTTGCTTCTAGCACTCTGTAATTTTTACAACCACTACTATTGTGGCCGgtgttatatttttgtataatcTAAAGTCGTCCATGTCTGTCCATATAAAATCCAATGATGACATGCCTTGTTTTTCAACTGGGTGAATGACTACACATTAGTTTAGTATGTCACATATGTAAGATTTGCTTTATCTATTTTAGCACTTTCTGTTGTTAATATAATGCATGCATGGACTCAATATAATAACATTGTCAAGTTGTCCTTTCACTAGAGAGTAAGCAGTAGTTTCCCAGGGCAAAATGTAAGATACAACACTCAAAATACTGATAGAGCACAAGGCCAAGGGTAACCACCACGCTACAATGTTTTGTGGGGGGCGCGTTGCCTTCcctgtttttcccacggcgtgcATGAACTGGCCCTGTGGGCTATGCAttgcaaattgtggtcactcactcactcactcactcactcactcactcacggacgacctctgagagacgttttgtgggacgcatgcaaaggtggtgcttcgtttagtaggacgcatgcgcaggtggtgccagctaaaatgtgtctacGGAAGGGAGTTGCGCCGTAGGTCTGGATGATTCCGTGCTTGTTCACACTTCCTTGATAATGACTGATTGTTTATTCTTGTTGAATATCTCCTGCAGTCTTTCTCTCATTACAGGTtaacattttacaacaaaacagTTGCACAAAGCATTCCatttccactctctctctctctctctctctctctctctctctcacacacacacacacaaacaatatttGTAATTACTATGCTCTTTCACAACCATCATTGGGGTCTATTCTGTGTCCATATACTCTTCACTAGCCTGCAAGGTCTGGATAGTCAATAACCGCCTACACAGATACAATTAAAATACTTATTCCATGTGTTTCAACGGCTGACAGGACTTGCCCATTTAAAAGCTCATAGGAATGTATTCATCACTGAGgaacttaaataaatatatacttatatattttGACCTTTATAATGTGTAAAATGGGAGGAAAATGCAAACAAGAGAAAGACACGGCGAAGAACAAAACAGTTGTAATGCAATAATCTGCTGCTGAGTACCAATAACATgccgtacaaaaaaaaaaaagaaaaaaaagaaattggcgATACGGACAAATGGAACACTTTTAACATTAGCCTTCCTTTTCGAACATTGCTCCTCCCAGGATATTCCCTCACCGCGCAGCCATAAGATAAAGAGGATCATGCGAGTATAGCGGAACTTTTCAGCTTTGTATTGTCGAATTTACGTGCTGCATTAAACTAGCCACTAATAATTTATTCACTTAATTTGTCTAGTATGGGAATTTTGAAGACAATCCTTGCCGCATACTCCGGTGTCCTACGTGAGTAAACTTTATATTTTGTCTGTTGCGGCGCTCTGGTGTCGTGCAAGGTGAATTAATCTAATTCTGCACGTTTTTTCAGGCAATCCCGAGTCAGCCGTAGACTAACGTATTACTGTTTTTACATGTGACATAAAATGGTTAAAATCTAATATTCATGTTACCAGGAATCTCTTTTCCCAGAATAATTATCAGTGCTTTACTTTCAGTGCTTACGAAAATAACTAACCTAAAGAAATTTTAATTAAGGTAGTAAAGGTAGAgttaaggtaaaaaaaaatgttggcagGTAGCAAACAAGTTACTTGCACATAATTAGCTAAATGATTCAGATACAGTATAGTACGGTGCCTATTAATTACTTTGACGTTGAAAGTCAACTAGTTCACACTAGTGATGAACACAGAAGCTGGAgctgctgtgaaatatttagCCCCGGGAGACTGATTAAAGACTGGAAATAACTTATCCTTGATACTTGATTTAAGGACATCATTGGGAAAATGGCCCAGAATAGTTGTGCTTGAAAAAAGGTTGATGCTTTTGTGATGCAAACAGTAAAGCTTCTCTGTGAGTCGTGACCTCTTCACTTTTTTCATCTGTGAATGGAATTACTACACACCCACATTAGAATCATAAGGGATTTTGCAAGTGCGTGACGAATTAACTCTTCACAGGTACATGGTCAAACTCTGCCATGCAGGACCGATCCACGGCACTCCGGGGGCCCAAAATCCAGCTGGAGAAACACTTACGGGTtatctctgtgctgcagtggatACTGTCCTTCCTCATTATGGGTGAGAACATTCATATCTGTTGgtcttttttaaatgctcacCATCTTGGCAAAGttagtcttttttattttaaagtgataTTGACCTGGTAATTTTGACACAGAAATACTCTTTGATGCACAactgatgttttcttttttgctaaCTGTCTGGGTTCATCTTTGATGAATGGTGTGACATTTGTGTTCTATgttatatttgaaaacaaaacattcatatAAAATCATGAATAAATATGTTCAGTACAGTACTACCTGCAGTGTCAACTGGACAGCAGTTATGAGGAGGCTTGTTCACTTGAAGCACTACATTCACATTACTGGGGGTGATATGGACTGTCGACCTGGAGCTGCACACAGTTGGTTTGGCCAATTTGATGCTTGCATACTGTTGCTTTCAAATCTGTCTTGCCATCTAAATAGCTGGAAACTCAAAACCAGCAATAATGTACTCAGTCGAtctgttggggttgggggttgggggtgcgggggggggggggggggggggggggtctcatgTTAGACTAGATGAAGGATACAGGGagtctttcattttaattttagagGATTATAAATAATAGTACACTTATTTGCTATTTGTTTCCCCAGGAgctgcctgcactgcagccctcaTCTACTTGTTTTGTACAGATTTCTGGTTGATCCCTGCCTTATACACACTTTGGTTCATCTATGACTGGAACACTCCTAAGCAAGGCAAGCTGAGTCTAGTCATGAGAACACTGACTGACTCCAGAGAGCCTGTCTCCTTTTGGCATACATTTACCCTGTCTGCGTCATATGATACATGATCTCATTGGTTTATCCCTGTGGTTCCTCAGCTGGCCGGAGGGCTTCTTGGGTGAGGAACTGGACCATATGGACCTACTTCAGAGACTACTTTCCTATCAGAGTAAGTGTGCTCATTTTCCAGTGATGGACCACTGATGTTTCACCAGGCCACATATGGGTGGATCTGCCATTCTTTGACTCAAATCTAAGCCAATCCTCCTTGGAAGTCAGTGAAGGACAGCACATGGTAGGCAGTGTTCAAAGTGGAAAAACTAAATGCTGGAACTAGGGCAACCAGATGGGAAGGGAATGAAATCCCATGAACTATGTAATGGGGGTGGAGATTGCTATCAAGGACCATagggtttgtggggggggggaggctgtggaGAAATTTCTATTGTGGAccaggagggggggttgggggattgTGACCTGGGGTGAGAAGAATGCTAGAAAGAAGGAGCGGAATGCTAGCCAAAGTGCTGGTACTCATAATTATGAGCAAAATATCAGTTCCAGCTCACTTCAAGCACTAATGGTAGGCCCAGCCATTAAAAGGTTGCTGAGGCTTCACTTCAGTCACTCaacaatttaagaaaatacAGCTGAAAACGTTGTATATGCTAATCAATAACAAATGCCTTAGAGGTACATCACATGGTACACGGTCTTGTTTTCAAAAGACTTGTTCAATGTCCTAAATCAAGTTTAAGgcaaaatgttgattaaatccaaGCTTACatcttaaatatatttcaataataaGGTTATCATTTGCTGTAGTAGTGATTTTCGTCAAATTTCCACATCACCAGTACCATCTGGAACAGTCACAGCTTAGTTTTTGTGTCCAGTATTAACTTGCAAGCATTGTTGTTTCAAGAAGGTGATCAAATATATAACATAGCACAAAAGGCAACAGGTAATATCAAACATtgtacattacataacattattggcatttggcagatgctcttatccagagtgacttagaATTAGAAAACATGGGCATAAATCAGAATACCTGTCCTGGAGGTGGGAGGTAAATTCTCCAAAACCATGAATGTGAAAACCTACGATTGTCTGTAACCTAGCCCATTGGCAAACATACAAGAGAATTATGCAgtaacaaaacacaataaaacaaccaACTTTAAAAACTGACAACTAATGAAACCACAGTAACAGATTAAATAAGAAGAAAGCAGCAAAAACACACCGGTGGTTACCAAAGAGATGCTTAGCCTGCTCTAGAAGAAATCCCGCAGCTCCTACACACCTGATAGCAGTGCACCTGTCATTGTACACAAGTAACAGGTTATTTCAAAGCAGTGTTGTTCAAGTTAGGGTAGCAGTT from Anguilla anguilla isolate fAngAng1 chromosome 12, fAngAng1.pri, whole genome shotgun sequence encodes the following:
- the LOC118208835 gene encoding microtubule-associated protein 6 homolog, which encodes MAWPCITRACCINRFWSDLDKADIAVPLVFTKYSDVAEVQRLHLQPQPKQPHPQAWASAVAIETQPSHRQHEAIARAPPATGAAARAVREPTSASVMRQDFKAWKVRPEPSFKPKNEYHRSETPFNNETQYQKDFKPWPIARRGDHPWIPKPSPSPSPSRSKQPPRPKSAPVQTEDDSGVEKSVIADKVQEKDTKKLVKKDKVAERRVSIKIELPEPGGVAVEGKGRAAADALNRQIKNDVAAGSSYRNEFRAYKDVKPVKPIKAKSQYKPLTGEKPSLETSYSATYRGEQVKQQPADNKALDRRRIRSLYSEPGKELSKVERPNTPRSKPKKTTATTDRSKQAKKSKDKQVSSVRGAKKKAPVTTVEARPEEGCKEKSKETNNKLAEAKE